A DNA window from Arachis duranensis cultivar V14167 chromosome 3, aradu.V14167.gnm2.J7QH, whole genome shotgun sequence contains the following coding sequences:
- the LOC107477011 gene encoding subtilisin-like protease SBT1.6 — translation MGKLVWKSTPPPLLFTINLPRRPSSSVLILNPSPPFSHTVFHGFSAVLTDDQVASISQHPSVLAVFEDRRRQLHTTRSPQFLGLRNQRGLWSESDYGSDVIIGVFDTGVWPERRSFSDLNLGPIPSRWKGVCERGARFSPRSCNKKLIGARYFSKGHEAGASSGPLNPINETIEFRSPRDADGHGTHTASTAAGRYAFQANMSGYASGIAKGVAPKARLAVYKVCWKNAGCFDSDILAAFDAAVNDGVDVISISIGGGDGIASPYYLDPIAIGSYGAVSRGVFVSSSAGNDGPSGMSVTNLAPWLTTVGAGTIDRDFPSEVILGNGKTLSGVSLYAGAPLRGKMYQLVYPGKSGVLSDSLCMENSLDPRLVRGKIVVCDRGSSPRVAKGLVVKKAGGVGMILANGISNGEGLVGDAHLIPTCAVGADEGDIIKSYISSTANPTATLEFKGTILGIKPAPVLASFSARGPNGLNPEILKPDLIAPGVNILAAWTDAVGPTGLDSDSRRTEFKILSGTSMAAPHVSGAAALLKSAHPDWSPAAIRSAMMTTATILDNRNQPMIDEATGNASTPYDFGAGHLNLGLAMDPGLVYDITNNDYVDFLCAIGYGPKVIQVITRSPANCPARKPLPENLNYPSLVAMFPASSRGSSTKMFIRTVTNVGPANSVYIVRVQAPATGVTVSVRPSRLVFTESVKKRSYVVTVTGDTRNLKMGPSGALFGSLSWTDGKHVVRSPIVLTQIEPL, via the exons ATGGGAAAGCTTGTGTGGAAATCCACACCACCACCACTTCTTTTCACC ATCAACCTTCCAAGAAGACCTTCATCTTCCGTGTTGATTCTCAATCCAAGCCCTCCATTTTCCCACACCGTTTTCCATGGCTTCTCTGCGGTCCTCACGGACGACCAGGTTGCATCCATAAGCCAACACCCCTCGGTTCTCGCTGTATTCGAGGATCGCCGCCGCCAACTCCACACCACTCGCTCCCCCCAGTTCCTTGGCCTCCGCAACCAGCGTGGCCTCTGGTCAGAGTCCGATTATGGCTCCGACGTCATCATCGGAGTATTTGATACCGGTGTATGGCCGGAGCGACGGAGCTTCTCCGACTTGAACCTTGGTCCCATCCCTAGCCGATGGAAAGGTGTCTGTGAAAGGGGAGCGAGATTCTCGCCCAGAAGCTGCAACAAGAAGCTCATCGGAGCAAGGTACTTCTCCAAAGGACACGAAGCTGGTGCTAGTTCTGGTCCGTTGAATCCAATCAACGAAACAATCGAATTCCGTTCACCTCGCGACGCTGATGGCCACGGAACTCACACAGCTTCCACCGCCGCTGGTAGATACGCTTTCCAGGCTAACATGTCCGGTTACGCTTCAGGAATCGCGAAAGGCGTGGCTCCGAAAGCGCGATTGGCGGTTTACAAGGTTTGCTGGAAAAATGCTGGTTGCTTTGATTCTGATATCCTTGCCGCCTTCGATGCCGCCGTCAACGATGGCGTTGATGTGATTTCTATTTCCATCGGCGGCGGTGACGGTATTGCCTCCCCTTACTACCTTGATCCAATTGCAATTGGTTCATACGGCGCCGTTTCCAGGGGAGTTTTTGTGTCCTCATCCGCCGGTAACGACGGACCTAGTGGAATGTCAGTGACGAACCTTGCTCCGTGGCTGACGACAGTGGGAGCTGGCACAATCGATCGCGATTTCCCCTCCGAGGTGATTCTCGGAAACGGAAAGACACTGTCCGGAGTATCGCTATATGCCGGAGCTCCACTGAGGGGGAAAATGTACCAATTAGTGTACCCTGGGAAATCTGGTGTTCTATCTGATTCACTCTGCATGGAGAATTCACTGGATCCGAGACTAGTGAGAGGCAAAATCGTGGTTTGCGATCGGGGAAGTAGCCCTAGGGTTGccaagggtttggtggtgaagaAAGCCGGTGGAGTTGGAATGATCCTGGCAAACGGAATCTCCAACGGTGAGGGCCTCGTCGGCGACGCTCACCTAATTCCGACGTGCGCCGTGGGCGCAGATGAAGGCGACATAATCAAATCCTACATCTCATCTACCGCAAATCCTACTGCAACTCTCGAATTCAAAGGAACGATCCTCGGAATCAAACCGGCACCGGTTCTGGCATCGTTCTCTGCAAGAGGACCTAACGGCTTGAACCCTGAGATTCTCAAACCAGATTTGATTGCTCCTGGTGTCAACATCCTCGCGGCTTGGACCGATGCTGTTGGACCTACAGGTCTCGATTCAGATTCGAGGAGAACCGAATTCAAAATACTTTCTGGAACTTCAATGGCTGCTCCTCACGTGAGTGGCGCCGCCGCGTTGCTGAAATCAGCGCATCCTGATTGGAGTCCCGCCGCTATAAGATCCGCCATGATGACCACCGCCACCATACTTGACAACAGAAACCAGCCTATGATCGATGAAGCCACCGGAAACGCTTCCACGCCCTACGATTTCGGTGCTGGACATTTGAATTTAGGTCTTGCAATGGATCCTGGCTTGGTTTACGATATCACCAACAATGATTATGTTGATTTCCTATGTGCGATTGGTTATGGTCCAAAGGTGATTCAAGTGATTACTCGATCACCGGCGAATTGCCCGGCGAGGAAGCCATTACCGGAAAATCTAAACTATCCTTCGCTCGTGGCAATGTTCCCGGCGTCTTCGAGGGGATCGTCGACGAAGATGTTTATTAGGACTGTGACGAACGTTGGACCTGCTAACTCGGTTTACATCGTAAGGGTGCAGGCGCCGGCGACGGGTGTGACGGTGTCGGTGAGGCCATCGCGGTTGGTGTTCACTGAATCAGTGAAGAAGCGGAGCTATGTGGTGACGGTGACGGGGGATACTCGAAATCTGAAAATGGGTCCTTCCGGGGCGTTATTCGGGTCGCTTTCGTGGACGGATGGAAAGCACGTGGTTCGGAGCCCCATCGTCCTTACTCAAATAGAACCGTTATAA